A single genomic interval of Helianthus annuus cultivar XRQ/B chromosome 6, HanXRQr2.0-SUNRISE, whole genome shotgun sequence harbors:
- the LOC110865482 gene encoding 17.8 kDa class I heat shock protein → MSIIPSLFGGHRTNVFDPFSLDIWDHPFFNTSFSSVIPAGVRETSAFVNAQIDWKETPEAHVFKADLPGLKKEEVKVELEEDMILQINGERSREKEEKNDKWHRVERSSGKFLRRFRLPENAKVDEVKAQMENGVLTVTVPKKEVKKPEVKAIDISAN, encoded by the coding sequence ATGTCGATCATTCCAAGCTTATTCGGTGGTCATCGAACCAATGTCTTTGATCCTTTCTCTTTGGACATATGGGACCACCCCTTCTTCAACACCTCCTTTTCCAGTGTTATTCCAGCTGGGGTCCGTGAAACTTCGGCTTTTGTGAATGCACAGATTGATTGGAAGGAGACCCCAGAAGCCCATGTATTCAAGGCTGATCTTCCAGGGTTGAAGAAAGAAGAAGTGAAGGTGGAGCTGGAAGAGGATATGATTCTACAGATCAATGGAGAGAGGAGCAGGGAGAAAGAGGAGAAGAATGACAAGTGGCACCGTGTCGAGAGGAGCTCGGGCAAGTTTCTCAGGCGGTTCAGGCTGCCAGAGAATGCAAAGGTTGATGAAGTCAAAGCTCAGATGGAGAACGGTGTGCTGACTGTGACAGTGCCTAAGAAGGAGGTCAAGAAGCCAGAGGTGAAGGCCATTGATATCTCTGCTAACTAG